The following proteins are co-located in the Syntrophorhabdales bacterium genome:
- a CDS encoding ammonium transporter — MINAGDTAWVLISTGLVMLMTPGLAFFYGGMVRRKNVLGVLMQCFTILCVLSLQWVLFGYSLSFAPGKGFWGGLQWVGLAGVGADAFKDYAPTIPHTAFMIFQAMFAVITPALIIGAFAERMKFSAFLLFTLLWATFIYDPVAHWVWGVGGWLKELGALDFAGGTVVHINAGIAALGTALFIGKRKGYDKAPVPPHNLPHTVLGTALLWFGWFGFNAGSALAANGLAVNAFVVTNTAAATAGLTWAVIEWITNGKPTIFGTATGAVGGLVAITPAAGFVGPMSAIIIGIFVSVICFIAVAVVKPKLGYDDSLDAFGVHCVGGIWGALATGLFASKLINPDGADGLFFGNPKQFLIQLLAVAITLAYSFVGTMIIYKVVDWIMGMRVQEKDEIMGLDLTQHHEHAYTILE, encoded by the coding sequence ATGATTAATGCAGGTGATACGGCATGGGTTCTCATCTCTACAGGCCTGGTAATGCTCATGACCCCGGGACTGGCCTTTTTTTACGGAGGCATGGTACGCCGAAAGAATGTGCTGGGTGTACTGATGCAATGTTTTACGATTCTCTGTGTCCTCAGTCTCCAGTGGGTGCTCTTCGGCTACAGTCTTTCGTTCGCACCGGGTAAAGGGTTTTGGGGAGGCCTCCAATGGGTGGGGCTTGCGGGAGTCGGTGCAGATGCGTTCAAGGACTACGCTCCCACCATACCACACACGGCCTTCATGATCTTTCAGGCAATGTTCGCTGTCATCACGCCAGCCCTCATCATCGGGGCGTTTGCGGAGAGAATGAAGTTTTCGGCATTCCTCCTCTTCACCTTGCTCTGGGCGACCTTCATCTATGATCCTGTTGCCCATTGGGTCTGGGGTGTTGGCGGCTGGCTCAAGGAGCTTGGCGCGCTTGATTTTGCAGGCGGTACGGTCGTGCACATCAATGCGGGCATCGCCGCCTTGGGAACCGCGCTCTTTATAGGCAAGAGAAAGGGGTACGACAAAGCCCCGGTTCCTCCGCACAATCTGCCCCATACGGTTCTCGGCACAGCGCTTTTGTGGTTTGGCTGGTTCGGCTTCAATGCGGGCAGCGCACTGGCGGCGAACGGTCTGGCAGTAAATGCCTTCGTCGTGACTAATACGGCCGCCGCAACTGCCGGGTTGACGTGGGCGGTCATTGAGTGGATCACGAACGGAAAACCGACCATCTTCGGTACCGCAACCGGCGCGGTCGGAGGGCTTGTTGCCATTACGCCCGCCGCCGGCTTTGTGGGGCCGATGTCGGCGATCATCATCGGCATCTTTGTGAGTGTGATCTGCTTCATAGCCGTAGCAGTGGTTAAGCCGAAGCTCGGATACGACGATTCTCTGGACGCGTTCGGTGTGCACTGTGTCGGCGGCATCTGGGGAGCGCTGGCAACAGGGCTTTTTGCGAGCAAGCTTATCAACCCGGATGGTGCTGACGGTCTCTTTTTCGGCAATCCTAAGCAGTTCCTTATACAGTTGCTTGCAGTGGCAATTACGCTGGCCTACAGTTTTGTTGGCACCATGATTATTTACAAGGTTGTTGACTGGATCATGGGCATGAGGGTACAAGAGAAGGACGAGATAATGGGACTCGACCTGACACAGCACCATGAACACGCTTACACTATACTTGAATAG
- a CDS encoding ammonium transporter, giving the protein MINTGDTAWVLVCTGLVMLMTPGLAFFYGGMVRRKNILGILMQCFTVLCILSLQWILFGYSLSFAPSKGFFGSLSWFGLNGVGFKPYADYAATIPHELFMLFQAMFAIITPALIIGAFAERMKFSAFLLFTVLWATFVYDPVCHWVWGAGGWLKELGVLDFAGGSVVHINAGIAALVTALMIGRRKGYENKPVPPHNLPFTVLGTALLWFGWFGFNAGSALAANELAVHAFLVTHTAAASAGATWALLEWVFNGKPTIFGTITGSIAGLATITPASGFVTAGAASAIGCAASVVCFIAVAEIKPRLGYDDSLDAFGVHGVGGMLGTLAVGLFASKAINPAGADGLLYGNPRQLLVQFTAVAVVTVYSLVVTYLIMKFVNVLVKVRVPDREEIMGLDLTQHHEHAYTLLE; this is encoded by the coding sequence ATGATCAATACCGGTGATACCGCGTGGGTACTCGTCTGTACAGGGCTCGTCATGCTCATGACCCCGGGACTTGCCTTTTTCTACGGCGGCATGGTGCGGCGAAAGAATATTCTTGGCATTCTGATGCAGTGCTTTACCGTGCTGTGCATATTGTCGCTGCAATGGATTCTATTCGGCTACAGCCTTTCATTTGCGCCATCAAAAGGCTTCTTCGGCAGTTTGAGCTGGTTCGGTTTGAACGGTGTCGGCTTCAAGCCTTACGCAGATTACGCAGCTACGATTCCGCATGAGCTGTTCATGCTTTTCCAGGCCATGTTCGCTATCATTACACCTGCTCTCATCATCGGTGCCTTTGCCGAACGAATGAAATTTTCGGCGTTCTTGCTTTTTACGGTACTCTGGGCCACCTTTGTGTATGACCCGGTTTGCCACTGGGTCTGGGGTGCTGGAGGCTGGTTGAAGGAGCTGGGTGTGCTCGATTTCGCAGGAGGCTCGGTCGTCCACATCAACGCAGGTATCGCTGCTCTCGTGACCGCGCTCATGATCGGGAGGAGAAAGGGGTACGAAAATAAGCCTGTGCCGCCCCACAACCTTCCCTTTACGGTTCTCGGCACAGCGCTCCTGTGGTTCGGCTGGTTCGGCTTCAATGCAGGCAGCGCACTGGCCGCAAATGAATTGGCGGTGCACGCCTTTCTCGTGACACACACCGCAGCAGCGAGCGCGGGTGCCACATGGGCACTCCTTGAGTGGGTTTTTAATGGGAAACCGACTATATTCGGCACCATTACCGGCTCAATAGCAGGTCTTGCGACCATCACTCCCGCATCCGGCTTCGTCACCGCAGGAGCCGCGTCTGCGATAGGGTGCGCGGCAAGCGTTGTCTGCTTCATTGCTGTTGCCGAGATAAAGCCGCGTCTTGGTTACGATGATTCCCTCGACGCTTTTGGCGTGCACGGTGTTGGTGGCATGCTTGGTACACTTGCTGTGGGGCTTTTCGCGTCGAAGGCAATTAATCCCGCAGGTGCCGACGGATTACTGTACGGCAATCCCCGCCAGCTCCTCGTGCAGTTCACGGCTGTGGCAGTGGTTACGGTCTACAGCCTCGTCGTGACCTACCTTATCATGAAATTTGTGAACGTGCTGGTAAAGGTCAGGGTGCCTGATCGAGAGGAGATTATGGGGCTTGACCTAACCCAGCATCATGAACACGCGTATACCCTGTTAGAATAG